Proteins found in one Sorghum bicolor cultivar BTx623 chromosome 1, Sorghum_bicolor_NCBIv3, whole genome shotgun sequence genomic segment:
- the LOC8086445 gene encoding pentatricopeptide repeat-containing protein At4g18520, chloroplastic: protein MLLCCCPFPHQIETCAPRSPFHPSCLPRSSLSSGEQGRSKKSKFHRVRAQVFKSKNQSLRSQSHRDDGHGDPTDKIPRKDLPCSAAPSLPDAGAVALWLRYCRSALDVRRTHAVALRSLGSLGMFVSNNLISAYVRFDEAANARKVFDEMRERSVVSWTAMMNGYQKLGRHGEVVRLLMDMLATGIEGNSLTFVCLLKSCGERCDAKLGQQVHCCVVKGGWSNVIVDSAVAHFYAQCGDVAAASTVFDRMASRDVVSWTTMITAYVQHGHGDKALQMFPKMVSEGFRPNEFTVCSALKACAEEKALRFGKQLHGAIVKRLYKYDIHVGSALVTMYARCGEVFDAQAVFDKMPRRNTITWTSMISGYAQSGCGEEAVLLFRKMKMRRVFVNHLTVVGLLSACGSMQSIYLGKELHAQIIKNCMEQNLQIGSTLVWFYSRCGEHTYAARILEAMPDRDAVAWTAMISGYNNLGHNVEALKSLDEMLWDGVAPNTYTYSSALKACARLEALRDGRRIHGVVNKTQAFSNVFVGCSLIDMYMRCGKVDEARRVFDAMPEHNLVTWKVMITGFTQNCLCEEALKYMYLMQQDGYDVDDFVLSTVLSSCGGHQLKSDCILNNLSTFSEVLD from the coding sequence ATGCTACTATGCTGCTGTCCTTTTCCCCACCAAATCGAGACCTGTGCTCCGCGCTCGCCGTTTCACCCGAGCTGCTTGCCGCGGAGCTCGCTCAGCTCCGGGGAGCAGGGGAGGAGCAAAAAGAGCAAGTTCCACCGCGTCAGGGCGCAGGTTTTCAAGTCCAAGAACCAGTCTTTGCGCTCCCAATCCCACCGGGATGATGGCCACGGGGACCCTACGGATAAAATCCCGAGAAAGGATTTGCCTTGTTCCGCGGCGCCGTCGCTGCCGGACGCCGGGGCGGTCGCGCTCTGGCTGCGTTACTGCCGGAGCGCGCTCGACGTCCGGAGAACGCACGCGGTTGCCCTGCGGTCGCTCGGCAGCCTGGGGATGTTCGTGTCCAACAATTTGATCAGCGCTTACGTGCGGTTCGACGAGGCTGCTAATGCGAGGAAGGTGTTCGACGAAATGCGCGAGAGGAGCGTCGTGTCGTGGACGGCTATGATGAATGGGTATCAGAAGCTTGGCCGCCACGGTGAGGTTGTGAGGCTTTTGATGGATATGCTGGCCACTGGCATCGAAGGTAACAGCTTGACTTTTGTTTGCCTGTTGAAATCCTGTGGGGAGCGATGTGATGCCAAGTTGGGGCAACAGGTCCACTGTTGCGTTGTGAAGGGTGGCTGGAGCAATGTGATAGTGGACAGCGCTGTCGCACACTTCTATGCTCAATGCGGTGATGTTGCCGCTGCTTCAACTGTGTTTGATAGGATGGCTTCCCGCGATGTTGTCTCATGGACAACGATGATCACGGCTTATGTGCAGCATGGGCATGGTGACAAAGCTCTTCAGATgtttccaaaaatggtgtctgaGGGATTTCGCCCCAATGAGTTCACTGTTTGCAGCGCCCTCAAGGCTTGCGCAGAGGAGAAGGCTCTAAGATTTGGGAAGCAGTTGCATGGTGCGATTGTGAAAAGGCTGTACAAATATGATATCCATGTCGGGAGTGCACTTGTCACTATGTATGCCAGATGTGGTGAGGTATTTGATGCTCAGGCAGTGTTTGATAAGATGCCAAGAAGAAACACTATTACATGGACTTCAATGATCTCTGGATACGCTCAAAGTGGGTGTGGTGAAGAAGCTGTCTTGTTGTTCCGAAAGATGAAGATGCGCAGAGTATTTGTCAACCATCTTACTGTTGTTGGCCTCCTTAGTGCTTGTGGCTCTATGCAGTCAATTTATCTTGGAAAAGAACTTCATGCACAGATAATAAAGAACTGTATGGAACAGAATCTTCAGATTGGGAGTACGCTTGTTTGGTTTTATTCCAGATGTGGGGAGCATACGTATGCTGCAAGAATTCTAGAAGCGATGCCTGACCGTGATGCTGTCGCATGGACAGCTATGATTTCAGGCTATAACAATCTTGGCCATAATGTTGAAGCACTTAAATCATTAGATGAGATGTTATGGGATGGCGTGGCACCAAATACTTACACTTATTCCTCAgctttgaaagcttgtgccagatTGGAGGCTCTTCGAGATGGAAGGAGGATCCATGGTGTTGTTAACAAGACCCAAGCTTTCTCAAATGTCTTTGTGGGATGCTCACTGATTGATATGTACATGCGGTGTGGGAAAGTCGATGAAGCTCGAAGAGTCTTCGATGCCATGCCAGAGCACAACTTAGTGACATGGAAAGTGATGATTACAGGATTTACTCAGAATTGCCTCTGTGAAGAGGCTTTAAAATACATGTACCTAATGCAGCAAGATGGGTATGATGTTGATGACTTTGTGCTTTCGACGGTTTTGTCTTCATGTGGAGGTCATCAGTTGAAATCAGACTGCATCCTCAATAACCTGTCCACTTTCAGTGAAGTTTTAGACTAG
- the LOC8055091 gene encoding acyl transferase 1, with translation MVTTFKAHRSNPELVTPASPTPQGSKTLSDVDSQIPLWFYATVIEFFRPRDAIDDHETPVVDVAEAIRVALAKALVYYYPFAGRLREVSKGKLAVECTGEGVVFVEAHAADVRLDELGDPLVPPYPCIEELVCDIGNAKDVVGRPLMFMQVTRFKCGGFAIGVSICHNMADGFGVIQFLKCVTDLARGQEHPAVVPVWDRELLMARNPPDLTSLPFVSDEPSPPVPVQLQPMAMDKMVGDYFLFGPREIAALRSQVTEPATDFELITAAMWMCRAEALALALGCGSADDGSGSQQQRASSSSSLLITMNVRGKAKLTPPLPRGFYGNAFVFVEAELRGTAAAGSLGGTVELVQKAKRGMTEEYVRSMVDLFSVGGAAPYAQGWTFVVSDITRIGEDDLDMGWAERVAGGVPIVGDDHATKLVSYQMRCKNADGDDCVVASMYLPEPAMDKFKEKILLILAS, from the exons ATGGTGACGACCTTCAAGGCACACCGGAGCAATCCGGAGCTGGTGACGCCGGCATCACCAACGCCtcaggggagcaagaccctctCCGATGTCGACAGCCAGATCCCCCTGTGGTTCTACGCCACGGTGATCGAGTTCTTCCGCCCCCGCGACGCCATTGACGACCACGAGACCCCGGTGGTCGACGTCGCCGAGGCCATCAGGGTGGCCCTGGCCAAGGCCCTGGTGTACTACTACCCTTTTGCCGGCCGTCTCAGGGAGGTCTCCAAAGGGAAGCTGGCGGTGGAGTGCACCGGAGAAGGAGTGGTGTTCGTGGAGGCGCATGCCGCCGATGTGCGGCTAGATGAGCTTGGTGATCCGCTGGTGCCGCCATACCCTTGCATCGAGGAGCTCGTATGCGACATCGGCAATGCCAAAGACGTCGTTGGCAGGCCTCTGATGTTCATGCAA GTGACGAGGTTCAAATGCGGTGGATTTGCCATCGGCGTCAGCATCTGCCACAACATGGCTGACGGCTTCGGCGTGATCCAGTTCCTCAAGTGCGTGACCGATCTCGCACGAGGCCAGGAGCACCCGGCCGTTGTGCCGGTGTGGGACAGAGAGCTTCTGATGGCGCGCAACCCACCCGACTTGACAAGCCTGCCCTTCGTCTCGGACGAGCCATCGCCGCCGGTGCCGGTCCAGCTCCAGCCTATGGCCATGGACAAGATGGTCGGTGACTACTTCCTCTTCGGGCCGAGAGAGATCGCCGCCCTGCGAAGCCAAGTGACGGAGCCAGCCACGGACTTCGAGCTCATCACGGCCGCCATGTGGATGTGCCGAGCAGAAGCTCTAGCTCTTGCGCTTGGGTGCGGGAGCGCCGACGACGGCAGCGGCAGCCAGCAGCAGcgagcgtcgtcgtcgtcgtccctgCTGATCACCATGAACGTTCGAGGGAAAGCGAAGCTGACCCCACCCCTCCCGCGCGGGTTCTACGGCAACGCGTTCGTCTTCGTGGAGGCGGAGCTGCgcgggacggcggcggcgggctcgCTCGGCGGCACGGTCGAGCTCGTGCAGAAGGCCAAGCGGGGCATGACGGAGGAGTACGTGAGGTCGATGGTGGATCTGTTCTCGGTCGGCGGGGCGGCGCCTTACGCGCAGGGATGGACGTTCGTGGTGTCCGACATAACGCGGATCGGGGAGGACGACCTGGACATGGGGTGGGCGGAGCGGGTGGCCGGCGGCGTGCCCATCGTTGGAGACGACCACGCCACCAAGCTGGTGAGCTACCAGATGAGGTGCAAGAATGCAGACGGTGACGACTGCGTGGTGGCCTCCATGTACTTACCTGAGCCGGCCATGGACAAGTTCAAGGAGAAGATCCTCCTCATCTTAGCAAGTTGA
- the LOC8055088 gene encoding cysteine-rich receptor-like protein kinase 19: MTMNVVVAGVLLLMLAGLNNLFPVAADFCDNLKQVAATLPKNTSSSPLHFATATFGQAPDVVYALALCRGDVLDDTTCGDCVNNTFSKLTPPPPQTCYQAAAYYDSACRLVYSGNNILAPPSNSTADNGDDAPFTRWNPNNITAGGGGDDDDTRLVVSRVHELVVETAQLAASTAPRRFATGVLDSGAIFPKVYSVAQCTPDLSAGDCLACLQRLLDMVNSTMAVRMGAQIHVIRCYFRYEAYAFYDSNPMLQLGPSAPAPAPDPVKHKKRGSKLWVIPVVVVPLAAVAFLCFIFYSPCFRRYRKGKAMRLQQAGSRRTQDLHGDEELVWDGKNSEFSVFDFEQVLEATNNFSEENKLGQGGFGAVYKGQFADGLQIAVKRLASHSGQGFTEFKNEVQLIAKLQHRNLVRLLGCCSQEEEKILVYEYLPNKSLDFFIFDENRRAMLDWSKLLVIIEGIAHGLLYLHKHSRLRVIHRDLKPSNILLDSEMNPKISDFGLAKIFSSNNNERNTTQRVVGTYGYMAPEYASEGIFSIKSDVFSFGVLVLEILSGKRNSGSDQCGDFINLIGYAWQLWDEERWIDIVDASLVNKSQSTEMMRCINIALLCVQENAADRPTMADVVSMLSSETTTILAEPKKPPYFHVRVGNEDAPTTATESCSINDMTISVTTPR; encoded by the exons ATGACGATGAACGTCGTCGTTGCCGGCGTCCTTCTCCTCATGCTCGCCGGCCTCAACAACCTGTTCCCGGTGGCCGCCGATTTCTGCGACAACCTTAAACAGGTCGCCGCCACCCTCCCAAAGAACACCTCCTCGTCCCCCCTGCACTTCGCCACCGCCACCTTCGGCCAAGCGCCCGACGTCGTGTACGCGCTCGCGCTCTGCCGCGGCGACGTCCTCGACGACACCACCTGCGGCGACTGCGTCAACAACACGTTCAGCAAGCtgacaccgccgccgccgcagaccTGCTACCAGGCCGCCGCCTACTACGACAGCGCCTGCAGGCTGGTCTACTCCGGCAACAACATCCTCGCGCCGCCCTCCAACAGCACGGCGGACAACGGCGACGACGCGCCGTTCACGCGATGGAACCCCAACAACATCACtgccggcggtggcggcgacgacgacgacacgcGCCTCGTCGTCAGCCGCGTCCACGAGCTGGTGGTGGAGACGGCGCAGCTCGCGGCCAGCACGGCGCCCAGGCGCTTCGCCACGGGCGTCCTGGACAGCGGTGCGATATTTCCCAAGGTGTACTCGGTGGCGCAGTGCACGCCGGACCTGTCCGCCGGCGACTGCCTGGCGTGTCTGCAGCGTCTCCTGGACATGGTCAACTCCACCATGGCCGTGCGGATGGGAGCACAGATCCATGTCATACGGTGTTATTTCAGGTACGAGGCGTATGCGTTCTACGACAGCAACCCCATGCTGCAGCTTGGGCcgtcggcgccggcgccagCTCCGGACCCGGTGAAACACAAGA AGCGTGGGAGCAAGCTGTGGGTGATTCCCGTAGTTGTGGTTCCTCTGGCGGCAGTAGCATTTCTCTGCTTCATCTTCTACTCCCCTTGCTTCAGGAGGTACAGGAAAG GCAAAGCAATGAGGTTACAACAAGCAGGATCAAGGCGTACTCAGGACTTGCATGGAGATGAAGAACTAGTTTGGGATGGGAAGAATTCAGAGTTCTCAGTGTTCGACTTTGAACAGGTACTGGAGGCCACAAATAATTTTTCAGAAGAAAACAAACTTGGACAAGGTGGCTTCGGTGCTGTCTACAAG GGCCAGTTTGCTGATGGATTGCAGATAGCAGTCAAAAGACTTGCTTCACATTCAGGGCAAGGTTTCACAGAGTTCAAGAATGAAGTCCAACTCATAGCCAAACTCCAACACAGGAATCTGGTTAGGCTCTTGGGATGCTGCTctcaagaagaagagaagatatTGGTCTATGAATACTTGCCAAACAAAAGCTTAGACTTCTTCATATTTG ATGAAAACAGAAGAGCTATGCTAGATTGGTCCAAACTTCTTGTGATAATTGAAGGAATAGCACATGGACTTCTTTACCTACATAAGCACTCTCGGTTGCGTGTCATACATCGAGATCTTAAGCCGAGTAACATTCTCTTGGACAGTGAAATGAATCCTAAAATTTCAGATTTTGGGCTTGCAAAAATATTCAGCTCAAATAACAATGAACGGAACACTACACAGAGAGTGGTTGGTACATA TGGTTATATGGCTCCGGAGTATGCTTCCGAGGGCATCTTCTCGATTAAATCAGACGTCTTCAGCTTTGGCGTTCTTGTTCTTGAGATCCTTAGCGGAAAACGGAATTCTGGCAGCGATCAATGTGGAGATTTTATCAATCTCATTGGATAT GCATGGCAATTATGGGATGAGGAGAGGTGGATCGATATCGTGGATGCATCATTGGTAAACAAGAGCCAGTCCACAGAAATGATGCGGTGTATTAACATTGCATTGTTGTGTGTACAAGAGAATGCAGCCGATCGACCAACCATGGCAGATGTGGTTTCCATGCTAAGCAGTGAGACGACCACAATCCTGGCTGAACCTAAGAAGCCACCATATTTCCATGTGAGGGTTGGAAATGAGGACGCACCCACTACTGCTACTGAGTCATGTAGTATAAATGATATGACCATATCTGTCACAACTCCTAGATAA
- the LOC8055089 gene encoding cysteine-rich receptor-like protein kinase 10 translates to MAGVPPLIILLSFLLVLPSATAIGKVCGNAAGNYTANGTYESNLAFLAATLPTNTSSSPQLFANATAGQAPGDVVYALALCRGDMTSNLTGCSACVAGAFQYAQRMCPNAKAASVYDDDCLVGYSSDNILVPAYNVTRDMSTLFEFWNGAATGAGAGSNATLVAAGVKDLLTQTAQLAADSSRRFVTAYMDASSTAVPTLYSLAQCTPDLSAGDCMACFRQILGTLNATTPVAGRVLLLRCNFRVENIRFFDGTQMRQITPSSGAPAPPPPAPATNKGSGVKAWVIAVSVALPVAVVAICFILYCRWQRRRYRKGGSRLRQKHTRNNLKGDELDWEMEAELSEFSVFDFHQILEATNNFSEENKLGEGGFGPVYKGQFPDGIEIAVKRLASHSGQGFVEFKNEVQLIAKLQHTNLVRLFGCCSQGEEKILVYEYLPNKSLDFFIFDENRKSLLDWNKRLAIIEGIAEGLLYLHKHSRLRVIHRDLKPSNILLDSEMNPKISDFGLAKIFSSNNNEGSTTRRVVGTYGYMAPEYASEGLFSIKSDVFSFGVLILEILSGKRNSGSHNCGDFINILGYAWQLYEEGRWRELIDSSLVPMHHSTEIMRCMNIGLLCVQENAADRPTMLDVVAMLSSKAKILAKPNHPAYFNVRVGNEEESTTGTVSRSINEMTISVTTAR, encoded by the exons ATGGCGGGCGTCCCGCCGCTCATCATCCTCCTTAGCTTCCTCCTCGTGCTGCCGTCAGCGACGGCGATAGGCAAGGTCTGCGGCAACGCCGCCGGCAACTACACGGCCAACGGCACATACGAGTCCAACCTCGCCTTCCTCGCCGCGACGCTCCCAACCAACACCTCCTCGTCGCCTCAGCTCTTCGCGAACGCGACCGCCGGCCAAGCTCCCGGCGACGTGGTGTACGCGCTGGCGCTCTGCCGCGGCGACATGACCAGCAACCTCACCGGGTGCAGCGCCTGCGTCGCCGGCGCGTTCCAGTACGCGCAGAGGATGTGCCCCAACGCCAAGGCCGCCAGCGTCTACGACGACGACTGCCTCGTCGGCTACTCCAGCGACAACATCCTCGTCCCGGCCTATAACGTCACCCGGGACATGAGCACGCTCTTCGAGTTCTGGAACGGCGCGGcgaccggcgccggcgccggcagcaACGCCACCCTGGTGGCCGCCGGCGTCAAGGACCTGCTGACGCAGACTGCGCAGCTGGCGGCCGACAGCTCGAGGAGGTTCGTCACGGCATACATGGACGCCTCCAGCACCGCCGTCCCGACGCTCTACTCCCTGGCGCAGTGCACGCCGGACCTGTCCGCCGGCGACTGCATGGCGTGCTTCAGGCAGATCCTCGGCACGCTCAACGCCACGACGCCAGTGGCAGGGCGGGTCCTCCTGCTGCGGTGCAACTTCAGAGTCGAGAACATCAGGTTCTTCGACGGCACACAGATGAGGCAGATCACGCCGTCATCCGGCGCTCCAGCACCACcacctccggctccggcgacaAATAAGG GATCTGGGGTGAAGGCATGGGTAATTGCGGTGTCTGTAGCACTTCCTGTAGCGGTAGTAGCAATCTGCTTCATCCTTTACTGCCGTTGGCAAAGGAGAAGGTACAGAAAAG GTGGATCTAGATTACGACAAAAGCATACTCGCAACAACTTGAAAGGAGACGAGCTAGATTGGGAAATGGAAGCAGAGCTCTCGGAGTTTTCTGTTTTTGACTTTCATCAGATATTGGAGGCTACAAATAACTTCTCTGAAGAAAATAAACTTGGGGAAGGTGGGTTTGGCCCTGTCTACAAG GGTCAGTTTCCTGATGGTATTGAGATAGCTGTTAAGAGACTTGCTTCACATTCAGGGCAAGGTTTTGTAGAGTTCAAAAATGAAGTTCAACTCATAGCTAAACTGCAACACACAAATTTGGTTAGGCTCTTCGGATGTTGCTCCCAGGGAGAGGAGAAAATTTTGGTCTATGAATACTTGCCAAATAAAAGCTTGGACTTCTTTATCTTTG ATGAAAATAGAAAATCATTACTGGATTGGAACAAACGTCTGGCAATAATTGAAGGGATAGCAGAAGGACTTCTCTACCTACATAAGCACTCACGCTTGCGTGTCATACATCGAGATCTTAAACCAAGTAACATTCTTTTGGACAGTGAAATGAATCCTAAAATTTCAGACTTTGGGCTAGCAAAAATATTTAGCTCAAATAACAATGAAGGAAGCACTACAAGGAGAGTGGTTGGTACATA TGGCTATATGGCTCCCGAGTATGCCTCCGAGGGCCTCTTCTCTATCAAGTCTGATGTATTCAGCTTTGGTGTTCTCATTCTTGAGATCCTTAGCGGAAAAAGGAATTCCGGTAGCCATAATTGTGGAGATTTCATCAATATCCTTGGATAT GCATGGCAATTATATGAAGAGGGGAGATGGAGGGAACTCATTGATTCTTCATTGGTACCCATGCACCACTCAACTGAAATCATGAGGTGCATGAACATTGGATTGTTGTGTGTACAAGAGAATGCAGCTGATCGGCCAACCATGTTAGATGTTGTTGCAATGCTAAGTAGCAAAGCTAAGATCTTGGCTAAGCCGAATCACCCAGCATATTTCAATGTACGGGTAGGAAATGAAGAGGAATCCACTACTGGTACTGTGTCACGCAGTATCAACGAGATGACCATATCTGTCACAACTGCTAGATAG